A genomic stretch from Engraulis encrasicolus isolate BLACKSEA-1 chromosome 10, IST_EnEncr_1.0, whole genome shotgun sequence includes:
- the emp3b gene encoding epithelial membrane protein 3b (MAM blood group), whose product MAYLLMFITLLHLVTLAVLFIGTMEKSWWVWDGGDSSDLWYNCRFDNETEAWFCASSSNNDWLQAVQVLMVLSVVFSSVSFLIFLGQLFTMSKGGLFYITGLCQVFSGLTAGSAALIYTLHNKEILQDARELSAGHFGYCFILAWVCVPLLLCSGIVYIHLRKKE is encoded by the exons ATGGCCTACCTGTTGATGTTCATCACTCTACTGCATCTGGTCACACTCGCTGTTCTCTTCATCGGCACCATGGAAAAG tccTGGTGGGTTTGGGATGGCGGTGACAGCTCAGACTTGTGGTATAACTGCAGGTTTGATAATGAAACTGAGGCCTGGTTCTGCGCCTCCTCCAGCAACAACG attggCTGCAGGCTGTCCAAGTGCTAATGGTGTTGTCTGTGGTCTTCTCGTCCGTGTCCTTCCTCATCTTCTTGGGGCAGCTCTTCACCATGTCTAAAGGGGGGCTATTCTACATCACAGGCCTCTGCCAAGTCTTCTCTG GTCTGACAGCGGGCTCGGCGGCCCTCATCTATACTCTGCACAACAAAGAGATCCTTCAGGACGCGCGGGAGTTGAGCGCGGGACACTTCGGCTACTGCTTCATCctggcatgggtgtgtgtgccccTGCTGCTGTGTAGCGGCATTGTGTACATACACTTACGCAAGaaagagtag
- the LOC134457544 gene encoding GTPase IMAP family member 8-like isoform X2 — protein MEETKQRETCRMTAGATHISDMRLVLLGCRGAGKSASANTILGRQVFDTTGRTAVAACVKREGETAGRHITVVETPGFWSYDTVEETSECDKQEIVLSVSLCPPGPHTLLLVIRVEETFGETERRSVQEHLELLGEKVWSHTIVLFTCEDQLEGKSIGQHIESVGESLQWIVEKCGNRYHVVDNERSDDGQVTVLLEKIEEMVAANGGNLVEFDQIQFKKQLKKKEDTDRRVEERKMKVQEQRESIRSSPGGVEHISAMRIVLLGHKYAGKSSSGNTILGRQEFDIPARKAECVKREGETAGKRLTVVEAPGWWQDACLDDTPIRHKWQIIRSVSLCPPGPHALLLVIDLDDSFNQASRRTAQEHMELLGETVWSHTLVLFTKGDRLGVPSIEQYIESGGESVRWLVEKCGNRYHVVDNEKSGGGQVTELLEKIEEMVAGNGGSFYETLKKQPFVIH, from the exons atggaggagaCTAAACAGAGAGAGACTTGCAGAATGACAGCAG GTGCTACACACATATCAGACATGAGGCTTGTTCTTCTGGGATGCAGAGGTGCGGGGAAGAGCGCATCAgcaaacaccatcctgggcagacaggTGTTTGATACTACAG GAAGAACAGCCGTGGCTGCTTgcgtgaagagagaaggagaaacagcaggCAGACACATCACTGTGGTGGAGACACCAGGATTTTGGAGTTACGACACTGTGGAGGAAACCTCAGAATGTGACAAGCAAGAGATTGTCCTCAGCGTGTCcctgtgtcctccaggaccccacACTCTACTCCTGGTCATCAGGGTGGAAGAGACATTTGGAGAGACAGAACGTAGATCAGTGCAGGAACACCTGGAGCTTCTGGGTGAGAAGGTCTGGAGTCACACGATAGTGCTGTTTACTTGTGAGGATCAACTGGAAGGCAAAAGCATTGGGCAGCACATCGAAAGTGTTGGAGAGTCTCTGCAGTGGattgtagagaaatgtgggaacaggtaccATGTTGTGGACAACGAGAGGAGCGATGATGGCCAGGTGACAGTGCTGCTGGAGAAGATCGAAGAGATGGTGGCAGCAAACGGTGGCAATCTTGTTGAATTTGACCAAATTCAGTTCAAGAAACAGTTGAAGAAGAAGGAGGACACAgacagaagagtagaggagaggaagatgaaggtgcaggagcagagagagagcatcagGTCATCACCAG GCGGTGTCGAACACATCTCAGCCATGAGGATTGTACTGCTGGGACACAAATACGCTGGAaagagttcatcaggaaacaccatcctgggcagacaggagttTGACATTCCGGCTAGAAAAGCGGAGTgcgtgaagagagaaggagaaacagcaggCAAACGCCTCACTGTAGTGGAGGCACCAGGATGGTGGCAGGATGCCTGTTTGGACGACACCCCTATCCGCCACAAATGGCAGATTATCCGCAGTGTGTCTCTGTGCCCTCCAGGACCCCATGCTCTACTCCTGGTCATTGATCTGGATGACTCTTTCAACCAGGCCAGCAGAAGAACTGCACAGGAACACATGGAGCTTTTAGGAGAGACAGTCTGGAGCCACACTCTAGTGCTGTTCACCAAAGGAGACCGGCTGGGAGTGCCTAGCATTGAGCAGTACATTGAGAGCGGAGGAGAGTCTGTGCGGTGGCTTGTAGAGAAATGTGGCAACAGGTACCATGTTGTGGACAATGAGAAGAGTGGTGGTggccaggtgacagagctgctggagaagatcgaagagatggtggcaggaaACGGAGGCTCCTTTTATGAAACCTTAAAGAAACAACCG TTTGTGATTCATTAA
- the LOC134457544 gene encoding GTPase IMAP family member 8-like isoform X1, translating to MEETKQRETCRMTAGATHISDMRLVLLGCRGAGKSASANTILGRQVFDTTGRTAVAACVKREGETAGRHITVVETPGFWSYDTVEETSECDKQEIVLSVSLCPPGPHTLLLVIRVEETFGETERRSVQEHLELLGEKVWSHTIVLFTCEDQLEGKSIGQHIESVGESLQWIVEKCGNRYHVVDNERSDDGQVTVLLEKIEEMVAANGGNLVEFDQIQFKKQLKKKEDTDRRVEERKMKVQEQRESIRSSPGGVEHISAMRIVLLGHKYAGKSSSGNTILGRQEFDIPARKAECVKREGETAGKRLTVVEAPGWWQDACLDDTPIRHKWQIIRSVSLCPPGPHALLLVIDLDDSFNQASRRTAQEHMELLGETVWSHTLVLFTKGDRLGVPSIEQYIESGGESVRWLVEKCGNRYHVVDNEKSGGGQVTELLEKIEEMVAGNGGSFYETLKKQPVRKSTSTKLVLSTTF from the exons atggaggagaCTAAACAGAGAGAGACTTGCAGAATGACAGCAG GTGCTACACACATATCAGACATGAGGCTTGTTCTTCTGGGATGCAGAGGTGCGGGGAAGAGCGCATCAgcaaacaccatcctgggcagacaggTGTTTGATACTACAG GAAGAACAGCCGTGGCTGCTTgcgtgaagagagaaggagaaacagcaggCAGACACATCACTGTGGTGGAGACACCAGGATTTTGGAGTTACGACACTGTGGAGGAAACCTCAGAATGTGACAAGCAAGAGATTGTCCTCAGCGTGTCcctgtgtcctccaggaccccacACTCTACTCCTGGTCATCAGGGTGGAAGAGACATTTGGAGAGACAGAACGTAGATCAGTGCAGGAACACCTGGAGCTTCTGGGTGAGAAGGTCTGGAGTCACACGATAGTGCTGTTTACTTGTGAGGATCAACTGGAAGGCAAAAGCATTGGGCAGCACATCGAAAGTGTTGGAGAGTCTCTGCAGTGGattgtagagaaatgtgggaacaggtaccATGTTGTGGACAACGAGAGGAGCGATGATGGCCAGGTGACAGTGCTGCTGGAGAAGATCGAAGAGATGGTGGCAGCAAACGGTGGCAATCTTGTTGAATTTGACCAAATTCAGTTCAAGAAACAGTTGAAGAAGAAGGAGGACACAgacagaagagtagaggagaggaagatgaaggtgcaggagcagagagagagcatcagGTCATCACCAG GCGGTGTCGAACACATCTCAGCCATGAGGATTGTACTGCTGGGACACAAATACGCTGGAaagagttcatcaggaaacaccatcctgggcagacaggagttTGACATTCCGGCTAGAAAAGCGGAGTgcgtgaagagagaaggagaaacagcaggCAAACGCCTCACTGTAGTGGAGGCACCAGGATGGTGGCAGGATGCCTGTTTGGACGACACCCCTATCCGCCACAAATGGCAGATTATCCGCAGTGTGTCTCTGTGCCCTCCAGGACCCCATGCTCTACTCCTGGTCATTGATCTGGATGACTCTTTCAACCAGGCCAGCAGAAGAACTGCACAGGAACACATGGAGCTTTTAGGAGAGACAGTCTGGAGCCACACTCTAGTGCTGTTCACCAAAGGAGACCGGCTGGGAGTGCCTAGCATTGAGCAGTACATTGAGAGCGGAGGAGAGTCTGTGCGGTGGCTTGTAGAGAAATGTGGCAACAGGTACCATGTTGTGGACAATGAGAAGAGTGGTGGTggccaggtgacagagctgctggagaagatcgaagagatggtggcaggaaACGGAGGCTCCTTTTATGAAACCTTAAAGAAACAACCGGTGCGAAAATCAACCTCCACAAAGCTAGTGTTATCAACAACATTTTGA
- the LOC134457544 gene encoding GTPase IMAP family member 8-like isoform X3, whose translation MRLVLLGCRGAGKSASANTILGRQVFDTTGRTAVAACVKREGETAGRHITVVETPGFWSYDTVEETSECDKQEIVLSVSLCPPGPHTLLLVIRVEETFGETERRSVQEHLELLGEKVWSHTIVLFTCEDQLEGKSIGQHIESVGESLQWIVEKCGNRYHVVDNERSDDGQVTVLLEKIEEMVAANGGNLVEFDQIQFKKQLKKKEDTDRRVEERKMKVQEQRESIRSSPGGVEHISAMRIVLLGHKYAGKSSSGNTILGRQEFDIPARKAECVKREGETAGKRLTVVEAPGWWQDACLDDTPIRHKWQIIRSVSLCPPGPHALLLVIDLDDSFNQASRRTAQEHMELLGETVWSHTLVLFTKGDRLGVPSIEQYIESGGESVRWLVEKCGNRYHVVDNEKSGGGQVTELLEKIEEMVAGNGGSFYETLKKQPVRKSTSTKLVLSTTF comes from the exons ATGAGGCTTGTTCTTCTGGGATGCAGAGGTGCGGGGAAGAGCGCATCAgcaaacaccatcctgggcagacaggTGTTTGATACTACAG GAAGAACAGCCGTGGCTGCTTgcgtgaagagagaaggagaaacagcaggCAGACACATCACTGTGGTGGAGACACCAGGATTTTGGAGTTACGACACTGTGGAGGAAACCTCAGAATGTGACAAGCAAGAGATTGTCCTCAGCGTGTCcctgtgtcctccaggaccccacACTCTACTCCTGGTCATCAGGGTGGAAGAGACATTTGGAGAGACAGAACGTAGATCAGTGCAGGAACACCTGGAGCTTCTGGGTGAGAAGGTCTGGAGTCACACGATAGTGCTGTTTACTTGTGAGGATCAACTGGAAGGCAAAAGCATTGGGCAGCACATCGAAAGTGTTGGAGAGTCTCTGCAGTGGattgtagagaaatgtgggaacaggtaccATGTTGTGGACAACGAGAGGAGCGATGATGGCCAGGTGACAGTGCTGCTGGAGAAGATCGAAGAGATGGTGGCAGCAAACGGTGGCAATCTTGTTGAATTTGACCAAATTCAGTTCAAGAAACAGTTGAAGAAGAAGGAGGACACAgacagaagagtagaggagaggaagatgaaggtgcaggagcagagagagagcatcagGTCATCACCAG GCGGTGTCGAACACATCTCAGCCATGAGGATTGTACTGCTGGGACACAAATACGCTGGAaagagttcatcaggaaacaccatcctgggcagacaggagttTGACATTCCGGCTAGAAAAGCGGAGTgcgtgaagagagaaggagaaacagcaggCAAACGCCTCACTGTAGTGGAGGCACCAGGATGGTGGCAGGATGCCTGTTTGGACGACACCCCTATCCGCCACAAATGGCAGATTATCCGCAGTGTGTCTCTGTGCCCTCCAGGACCCCATGCTCTACTCCTGGTCATTGATCTGGATGACTCTTTCAACCAGGCCAGCAGAAGAACTGCACAGGAACACATGGAGCTTTTAGGAGAGACAGTCTGGAGCCACACTCTAGTGCTGTTCACCAAAGGAGACCGGCTGGGAGTGCCTAGCATTGAGCAGTACATTGAGAGCGGAGGAGAGTCTGTGCGGTGGCTTGTAGAGAAATGTGGCAACAGGTACCATGTTGTGGACAATGAGAAGAGTGGTGGTggccaggtgacagagctgctggagaagatcgaagagatggtggcaggaaACGGAGGCTCCTTTTATGAAACCTTAAAGAAACAACCGGTGCGAAAATCAACCTCCACAAAGCTAGTGTTATCAACAACATTTTGA